CAGCACACACCAGGCGCCGATGAGGTCGACGGCCGGATCGCCGACCCCCACCGTGCCGAAGTCGATCACGGCGCTGAGCCGTCCGCCCGTGACCAGGAGGTTCCCGGCCATCAGGTCGCCGTGGGCCCACACCGGCGGCCCCGTGTGCTCCGGGGCGCGCAGGGCCGACTCCCACGCCTTCGTCACCGCGGCGGTGTCGACCCGCCCCGCCAGCCGCGCGAGCGCCTCGCGCAGGAACGGCTCCCGTGCCGCCAGCGGCACTCCCCGGTAACCCGGCGGGCCCTCGGACGCGTCGATCGCGCGCAGGGCCGTGACATACGCCGCCAGGTCCTCGGCGAGCGGCACGGGTTCCTCGAGCGCGCCGGGCACCGGGTTGTGGCCGTCCAGCCAGCCGTACACCGACCAGGGCCAGGGAAACCGGCCGTCGGGCTCGCCCCGCCCGAGGGGCTCGGGGGAGGCGGCGGGCAGCGCGGGGGCCAGCCGGGGCAGCCAGTACAGCTCGTGGGTGATGGCGTCCACGGCGCGGGGGTGCCGGGGGAGCCGTACCACCTTGTCCGCACCGAGGCGGAACATGGCGTTCTCCGTCCCGGAGGACTCCAGGCGCCGCAGGGGCAGTCCGGCCCACTGCGGGAACTGCTCCGTGATCAGCCGGCCGACCAGCGGGACGTCGACGGCCAGCTCGTCCTCATGCATTCGCACCGCGCACATGGCGCCCATTCGAGCGGTCAACGCGCCGCCTGTCGAACGGTTTTGGTGACCTCCCGGGCCAGCCGCAGGATCCCCGGGGAGCGGACCGGGCAGGGCTTCGGCCTGCTGGTGGTGGGCGCCAGACAGAAGTGCAGGTAGTCGTCGTCGCGGTGCAGGGCGGTGCGGTCGCGGCCGGGCTGGGTGCACAGGCCGCGGTGGGCACGCTCGTAGGCCGTGCACGGCAGGGACCGCGTCCAGGTGTAACGGCCGCCGGCCGGGCTCACCGCCTTCCCGGCGTCCGCCACCAGGTCCCCCGAGGCGGCGGCCCGCTTCTCGTAGAGCGCGTTGACACGCCGGACCCGGTCGGGGGTGATCGGATCCGGGCCCTGCGCCACCCAGACGATCCGCGGCCGGCTGCCGCCCCCGGCCGCGGCGATCTGCTCGGTGAGCCGCCGGGCGTCGGCGTCGTAGCGGCTGAAGTACCGGGCCGGGGACTTGTCGTAGGTGATGCCGTCCATGCACGGCGTGTAGCCCCAGGAGTTCCCCCAGAACTGCAGGACCACGACGTCGGGCCGCAGCCTGCGCACCAGCGCGGCGGCCTTGTCCGCGGCCGGGACCAGGGAACGGTCGGCCGTGCCCTCCAGGTAGTCGCACAGGGTGGTGCCGGAGTACGGGGCGCCGGTGTACTTCGCCCTCAGATCCCGGCGCAGCTCCTCGCCCAGGACCTTCTGGCCCTCCATCGCCAGCGAGTCGCCGAGGTACAGCACCGTCGGCGCCTTCCCCGGCCGCGGGCCGGGGGAGGCGGGGGCGCGCTGGTGGGTGGTCGTCGACGCGTGCGGCGCTGCCGGTGCCGGCTCCTCGGGTGCGGACGCGGGATCCCCGCACCCGCCGAGGAGCATCCCGGCCAGCAGTGCTCCCACGACCCACGGCTTGCGCATACGGCAACTCCCGCCCCGGCCACCGAAAGGGCACTCAGGCAAGCACAGCCGGGCGCCGGAGGGAAGACGCCCGCCGTGCGGCGGCCCACTCGACGCGCGAGCAGGCCCCCGGGTGACTAGCGTGAGGAAGCGGACGATTCCACTCAGACCCCACTCAGATCCACTCATTCGGAGAGGGCCGCAGCCATGGCCGTGCAACCTGAAGGAACCCCGTGCTGGGCCGACGCGATGTTCAGTGACCTCGAAGGGGCCAAGAGCTTCTACGGCGAGGTCCTCGGCTGGACCTTCGCCGAGGCGTCCGCGGAGTTCGGCAACTACACGGAGGCCTCCGTGAACGGCAAGGCGGTCGCCGCCGTCGTCCCGCCCATGCCCGGCCAGGAGGGCCTGTCGCAGTGGTGCCTCTACTTCGCGTCCCGGGACGCCGCCGCCACCGCTGCCAGGATCCGTGATCACGGCGGCGAGGTGCTGATGGAGCCGATGCAGGTCGCCGACTTCGGCACCATGTGCCTGGCCCGCAGCCCCGATGGCGTCGTCTTCGGCGTCTGGCAGGCGGGCACCCACGAGGGCTTCCAGGCGATGGGAGAGCCCGGCGCCTACACCTGGGCGGAGGTCTTCACCCGCGAGCCGGAGAAGTCCGACGCGTTCTTCCCCGCCGTCTTCTCCTACCGGCAGCGGGACATGCGGGACGGCGAGATGGACTTCCGGATCTACGACCTGGGCGACCGCACGGTGCTGGGCCGGATGAAGATGGGCGAGGAGTTCCCGCCCGAGGTGCAGCCGTACATCAACGTCTACTTCGGCGTCGAGGACTGCGACGAGGCCGTGGCGAGGGCCGGCAAACTCGGCGGCGTGCTGCGGTTCGGCCCGATGACCACCCCCTTCGGCCGGTTCGCGGCGATCAGCGACCCGCAAGGGGCGAACTTCTCGGTGATCGACACCGCGACGACCGAGGGCGAGATGCCGAAGCTGACCGACGTGGCGTAGGGCCCGGACCTCTCGGCCGGGGGGCCCGCGCGGCATGGCATGATCGAGCGCATGCGTGAACGTGTAGTGGCCGCGTGTGACGGGGCTTCGAAGGGAAATCCCGGGCCCGCCGGCTGGGCCTGGGTCGTCGCCGACGCTTCCGAGACGCCGCAGCGGTGGGAGGCGGGGCCGCTCGGCAAGGCCACCAACAACGTCGCCGAACTCACCGCGCTGGAGCGCCTGCTGGCGGCGACCGAACCGGACGTGCCGCTCGAGATCCGCATGGACTCGCAGTACGCGATGAAGGCCGTCACCACCTGGCTGCCCGGCTGGAAGCGCAACGGCTGGAAGACCGCTGCCGGCAAACCGGTCGCCAACCAGGACCTCGTCGTGCGCATCGACGAACTCCTCGACGGCCGCTCGGTCGAGTTCCGGTACGTCCCGGCCCACCAGGTCGACGGCGACCGGCTCAACGACTTCGCCGACCGCGCCGCCAGCCAGGCCGCCACGGTCCAGGAGGCCGCGGGCAGCGGCCTCGGCTCCCCCGAGCCGCCGCCCTCCCCGGACACCCCGGTCAAGGCCCCGCGGTCGCGCCCGCGTGGCGGAGCCGCCCGCGGCGCCAAGACCGCGGGCGGGAAGGGCTCCGCGCGCACCATCAAGGCGAAGTTCCCCGGCCGGTGCCAGTGCGGCCGCTCCTACGCGGCCGGCGAGCCCATCGCCAAGAACGACAGCGGCTGGGGCCACCCGGAGTGCCGCACGGGCGCGACCGTCTGATCAGACGTCGAACGTGTAGTGCGGTGTGTGGTCCAGCAGGTCCGCAGGGGTCATGTCGTGCCACGGCCGCATCGTCTCGTCGAGGTCGATCACGTTCGGCGTGCCCGCGGCCGGCAGATAGCCGGAGCCGGGGTGCCGGCGCTGCCACTCGGCCCACAGCTTGTCTATGTAGGCGTGATGCAGCCAGAACACCGGGTCGTTGGGGGACACCCCGGTGGCCATCTGCCCGCCGACCCAGACATGGACGCGGTTGTGCAGGTTGACGCCCCGCCACCCCTCGAGGTGGTTGCGGAAGCCGTCCGAGCCGCTGTTCCAGGGCGCCATGTCGTACGTGGACATCGACAGCACCGACTCGACGTCGGCCCGCGTCGGCAGCTCGCGCGTCCCGGAACCGAGGGAGCGCCGCAGGAACGTACGGCTGTCGACCCGCACGTTGATCGGCCAGTCGCCGCCGGACGCGGAGAACGCCCCGTCCGTCACCCGGCCGTCCCGCTCCCGCCCGGTGCCGCCGAGGAAGTCGGGCGCCCACAGCGAGGCGCGTGGCGTACGGTCGACGGTCCAGTCCCAGTACGGCAGCGACACCGACGCGTCCACCGACTGCAGCGCCCGCTCGAACTCCAGGAGGAATCTTCGGTGCCAGGGCAGGAAGGACGGTGAGCGGTGCCCGGTCCGCTCGCCGTTGTCGGTGTCGGAGACGATGAACGCGTTGTGCGTCGTGACGAACGCGTCGTAGCGGCCGCTGCGCTTCAGCTCCAGCAGCGCGGCGACGAAACGCCGCTTCTCGTCGGCGGTCAGGGTGGACTGGTTCTTGCGGACAGCCATGTGCGGGTGCTCCAGATGCCTTGCGGGGCGGGTCAGTTGGCGGGGAAGGGCAGCAGGGGCGCGCCCTGCAGCTCGTCCACCGCGGCGCGGGCGGCGGCGCGCGGGGTGGCCACCGGGTCGTAGTGGCTGACGACGCTGATCCAGCTGCCGTCGGCGTTGCGCATCACATGCAGCTCGACCCCGTCGACGAACACCGCGTAACCCCCGCCGTGGTGCCCGTGGTGACCGGACCCGGTGGCCGGACGGCCCTGTATCCGGCGCCCCTTGTAGACCTCGTCGAAGGCCCCGGGGGAGTCGTGGTGCCCGGCGGCCGAGGCCGGGACGACGGCCGGCAACGTCCCCGCGCCGGCGGCGAGGACGGCTGCGGCGGTGAGCGCGCTGCGACGGCTGAGTTCCGGCATGCGGACCTCCTGAGTGGATCGGGTTGATGACCCCGCAATGCCTACCGGCCCGCCCGCTACCGGGAGAAATCCACCCGAGCCGGTTGGCTGCGATCCGGGCAATTCCCCTTATGTCGTGCAAGGTTGAACAAAGATGATCTTGCCGTGCGGGGGCTGCGCGCCCGTACGGAAGGGGAAATTCCACCCACGAGGGGTGTTGTGGCGGATGTTTCTGCCCGTGCGGTCCGAGGCTCGTGGTGCGCGTCACGCCGCGAAACTGGCGCGATTCGGCGGACCGGTCGGAGGGGTCCGGCTCCTGCTACTCTGCGTCCGCAATCGACAGCGCTCGGTAATTCTCAGGGGTGTTCGTGAAGGTCGCCTGTGTCGGCGGCGGGCCCGCCGGTCTGTATCTCTCGATCCTGCTCAAGCGGCAGGACCCGTCCCACGACGTCACCGTCCACGAACGCGATCCGGAGGGTTCCACCTACGGCTGGGGCGTGACGTACTGGCGCCATCTGCTCGACCGGCTCCGCGAGCAGGATCCGGAGTCGGCGGACGTCCTCGACGCCGACTCGGTCCGGTGGAGCGACGGTGTCGCCCACGTCCGCGACCTGACGACCCGGCACAGCGGCGACCAGGGCCACGGCATCGGCCGCCACCGGCTGCTGGAGATCCTCGCCACCCGGGCCCGCGACCTCGGGGTACGTCTGGAGTACGAGCGCGAGATCACCCCCGGCGACCTGCCCTCCGGCACCGATCTGATCGTCGCGGCCGACGGCGTCCGCAGCGCCCTGCGCACCCGCCACGCCTCGCACTTCGGCAGCCGCCTCACGCCCGGGCGCAACCACTACGTCTGGCTCGGCACCACCAAGGTCTTCGACGCCTTCACCTTCGCCTTCGTGGAAACCGGCCACGGCTGGATCTGGTGCTACGGCTACGGCTACGGCCCCGACCGCAGCACCTGCGTCGTCGAATGCGCGCCCGGGACCTGGACCGGACTCGGGCTCGACCGCGCGAGCGAGGCCGACGGCCGTGCCCTGCTGGAGAAGCTCTTCGCTGACGTCCTGGACGGACACCCCCTGCTGGGCCGCCCCGGCGGCACCCCGTGGCAGACCTTCCGCACCCTCACCAACGACAGGTGGCACCACGGCAACCTCGTCCTGCTCGGCGACGCCGCACACACCACCCACTACTCCATCGGCGCCGGCACCACCCTCGCCCTGGAGGACGCGATCGCCCTGGCCGCCGCGCTGCGCGAGCACCCCGGGCTCCCCCAGGCCCTCGCCCACTACGAGCGGGAACGCAAGGCGGCCCTCCTGCCCGTGCAGAGCGCGGCCCGCTACAGCGCCCAGTGGTACGAGAACCTGCCGCGCTATATGCACCTGCCGCCGGAGCGCATGTTCGCCCTGCTCGGCCAGCGCCACTCGCCGCTGCTGCCCTACATCCCGCCCCAGCTGTACTACCGGCTCGACCGGGCGGCCGGGCAACTGGAACCGCTGCGGCGGTTCAAGCGCTGGCTGGGGCCGAAGCTCGCGGGAACCGTGCACGCGCGGTCGCTGGCCTCCCGGGAATAGCCCGCGCACTATTGGGTGAATTGCCATTCACCAGCTACGGTGAATGGCAATTCACCCGCGCCTCACCCGGCGCTGCCCGCTGGAGAGCCGATGGACCAGACCGCCGCGATACCCGAGCCGCCCGGTGCGAGCACCCTCCGGGAACGGCTCACCGTCCCGTGCTCGCGTTCGGCGGCATCCTCATGGCCGTCATGCAGACCGTCGTCGTGCCCCTGCTGCCCGACCTGCCCCGGCTCACCGGCGCCTCGGCGGCCACGGTCTCCTGGATGGTGACCGCCACCCTGCTCTCCGGCGCGGTCCTCACCCCGGTCCTGGGCCGGGCCGGCGACATGTACGGCAAGCGGCGCGTCCTCATGGCGGCCATCGGGCTGATGACGGCCGGCTCGGTCCTGTGCGCCCTGACCTCCGACATCGCCGTGCTCATCGCCGCCCGCGCCCTGTCCGGAGCAGCCGCCGCGGTCGTCCCGCTGTCGATCAGCATCCTGCGGGACGAACTGCCGCCGGAGCGCCGGGGATCGGCCGTGGCGCTGATGAGCTCCACCGTCGGCGTCGGCGCCGCGCTCGGCCTGCCGCTCGCCGCGGTGATCGTGCAGTACGCGAACTGGCACACCATGTTCTGGGTGACCAGCGCCCTCGGCGCCGCGGGCGTGACCCTGGTGTGGTGGGCGGTGCGCGAGTCGCCGGTGCGCGAGCCCGGCCGCTTCGACGTCCCGGGCACGATCGGGCTGGGCACCGGGCTCGTCTGCCTGCTGCTCGGGGTGTCGCAGGGCGGGCAGTGGGGCTGGGGCAGTGCCCGTGTCGTGGGGCTGTTCGCCGCGGCCGTCGTCGTGCTCGCGGTGTGGTCGTGGCAGCAGCTGCGCGCCGAACGGCCGCTGGTGGACCTGCGGTTGGTGGGGCAGCCCCGGGTCGGCCTGTCCCATGTGGCCGCGCTGCTCGCCGGGTTCGCGTTCTACGCCAACACCCTCGTCACCGCCCAGTTGGTGCAGGCGCCCGCGGCCACCGGGTACGGACTCGGGCTGTCCATCGTCGCCACCGGCCTGTGCCTGCTGCCCGGCGGCATCGTCATGCTCCTGCTCTCGCCCGTCTCCGCCCGGATCTCGGCGGCGCGGGGGCCGCGCATCACCCTGGCCCTCGGGGCGGCGGTGATCGCCGCCGGATACGCCGTGCGCATCGCCGACAGCCGCGAGCTGTGGATGATCATCGCGGGTGCCACGGTCGTCGCGGTCGGTACCACGCTGGCCTACTCGGCGCTGCCCACCCTCATCCTGCGGGCCGTGCCGCCCGAGCAGACCGCCTCCGCAGGCGGGGTCAACGTCCTGATGCGCACGATCGGCCAGGCCGGATCCAGCGCCGCCGTGGCCGCCGTGCTGGTGCACCACACCAGCCCGGTCCGCGGCGTTCCGGTGCCCACCCTGCACGGCTACCTGCTGGCGTTCGCGATGGCCGGCGCGGTCGCGCTGGTGGCCGCCGCGGCGGCGCTGTGCATCCCCGGCGACGTGTCGCCCGACGCGTACGACGGTCCGCATCAGGGCCGCGTCCGCCCCCGGGGCGCGCGCGACGAGGCGATGGAGGGAGCATGAGTGCCGTGAGCACTCCACACGACACGCCCACACCCGCCCGCCGGGACGCCGAGTCGACCAGGGCGGCCATCCTGAAAGCGGCCCGCCATCTGCTGGCCCGGCACGCGCACGGCGACATCACCCTCAAGGCCGTCGCCGACCGCGCCGGGGTGAGCCCGCCGCTGATCCTCAAGTACTTCGGCAACAAGGACACGCTGTTCGCCCGGGTCATGTCGTTCGAGACCGACGCCGACGCCCTGCTGGCAGCGCCCCTGGACGACCTCGGCCCCCACATGGTCCGGCACGTGCTGGTCAGCCAGTCCGAGCAGGGCGCCGACCCGCTGCTGCGGATCGTCTTCGCGCCGCTGCACGGAGAGCAGGGCGACATCCTGCGCGCCAACTTCCGCACCCAGGTCACCGACCGGCTCACCGCCCGGCTCACCGGCCCGGACGCGGGCCTGCGCGCCGAACTCGCCGTCGCCACCCTGCTCGGCCTCGGCGTCATGTACGGCATCGCGCGCGGCACCGCGGTGCGGGCGCAGGCCGTCGACGCCCTGGTGGACCGCTACGCCCCGGCCGTGCAGACGTACCTGACGCCCTGACGCCCTAGCCGAACAGCCGGTCCAGGAAGGCGTTGCCGTACACGCGGTGCGGATCGAGCCGGTCCAGCGCCGCGTCCGCCTCCGCCCACGCGTCCCGGCCGACCGCGTCCGGGACGACGCCGCCCAGCACCTCCTCGTCGTCCCACACCCCGTCGTCCGTGTACGCCCACCCCTTGGACCACTCGACCCGGGTCAGCGCGAACCCGCCGTCGAAGGTGCCCAGCAGGAACCGCTCGATCTCCCGCAGGAACGCCTCCGCGTCCGGTGTGCCCGGCAGCGTCAGGATGTCCAGCCACACGGCCGTGTCCCACCCGGGGTGGTCCTCGGGCGGCCGGAGCGCCGACAGCAGCGGCGGACGGGCCCCGGCCACCCCTGTGTCACCCGGGTCGTCCACGCCGGTCACCCGGATCTCCACCGAGCCGTTGACCGGGAAGCTCCCCCGGGCCGCGTAGGCCGTCAGCCGCTCCCGGTAGAACGCGGCGAATTCGGAGACGACCCGCTGCACCCGGTCCCGGGAGGTGAGGACCGCGTAGCCGTTGGCGTGCACCCGCAGCGTGGTCGGCCTCAGATACAGCAGCGTGTTCTTGGACGGCCCCCAGAGGTCGGCGGACAGGGTCGTCACCAGCCCCAGCGCGGCGGCCTCGTACTGCGCGGTGCCGAGCAGCGGCGCCAGGTACCAGGCCGCGTCCGACGTCATCCGGCCGACCAGCTCCGCCACCGGCCCCGGGATGTTGTCCGAGAACGGGTAGTTGTACGGCCGTGTCACCTTCCGCGAGGTCAGCGGCCGGGTGGGGGAGACGCTCCACACCTTCAGCCAGGGGTGCTCGGTGAAGGCGAACCAGATCGCCTCGACCCGCCCCGCCGCGTCCAGGTAGCTCGCGAACGTCCGCCCGCCGCCCGAGCCGGGCGCGGCGAACAGCTCCCCGGCCGGGATGTCCGTACGGCTCACGCACCTGAGGTCGGTGTTCGCGCCCACCCGCAGCACCACCTCGGTCACCAGGGCCCGCCCGAGATGGGTCAGCAGCGCGGCGCAGTCCGCCTCGTCACGGTGGAAGGTGCGCAGCACGTACGCGCCGGCCCGGGCGTCCCACACGACCGCCGTCAGGGACAGGACCAGATTGCTGAGCGAGCCGTACGTGTGCCCGGGCAGCCGCCGCTCGCCCCGCGCGGGGACGGCGGTGCCGTGCGCGTCGACCGCGAGGGCGCCCCCCAGGGTCAGCACGCCGGGCGCGGGGGCCGCCGTGACGCCGAGGCCGTGCTCCTCCAGGAAGGTCAGCAGAGCTTCCGAGGTCACGCCGGTACCCGCGCGTACGGCGGTGGGGGAGTCCAGGGCCAGACCGGTGAGGTGGGGCGCGGTGTCGACGAGGAGGACCGGCGCGCCGGTCGGCGTCCCCTCCGTCACCGTCAGGGGCGACCAGCCGTGCGAGGCGCCCCGGGCGCGCACCCGCCACCCCTGCCGCCACGCCCAGTTGACGACGTCCACCAACTGCTCCGGGCTGCCCGGCGCACAGGCCCACAGGCCGTCGGCGGTGATCTCGCCGACCCAGTTCCGGTAGGCCGAGCGGTACAGCGCGACGTCCGCCGGGAAGTCCGGCAACTCCTCGGCCGCGACCGCCGGATCCGCCGGCAGGCCGGGCACCACGGCCAGCGCGGCGGCCGTGAGGAGGAAGCCCCTGCGGGTCCAAGCGGAGGCGGCCGACGGGTGGTTGTTCGTTGCACCAGTGGTCACGTGGAGTCACGCTAGGAGCCGCTTGACACGTGCCGCGTTCCCGCCGCATTGATTCACTCGTGTGAGTGAATCGGGCGGGCTCGACGAGCCGGATCGACACGTTCCGCGCGACGCCGTGACGGATGACAGACTGACGCCCATGGACGAGCGCACATTCGACAGGTCGGACCAGCACGCCTCCGTCATCGGTCTGGGCACCTGGCAGCTGGGGGCCGACTGGGGAGACGTCGACGACAAGGAAGCCCTCGCGGTACTGGAGACGGCGGCCGAGTCCGGGGTGACCTTCTTCGACACCGCCGACGTGTACGGCGACGGCCGCAGCGAGCAGACCATCGCCACGTTCCTCAGCGGCCGCCCGGACCTGCACGTCATGGTCGCCACGAAGATGGGCCGCCGGGTCGACCAGATCCCCGCCAACTACGTGCTCGACAACTTCCGCGCCTGGAACGACCGCTCCCGGCGCAACCTCGGCATCGACCGCATCGACCTGGTGCAGCTGCACTGCCCGCCGACGCCCGTCTACTCCACGGACGAGGTGTTCGACGCGCTCGACACCCTCGTCGAGGAGGAGCGCGTCGCCGCCTACGGCGTCAGCGTCGAGACCTGCGAGGAGGCGCTGACCGCCATCGCCCGGCCCCATGTGGCGAGCGTGCAGATCATCCTGAACCCGTTCCGCATGAAGCCGCTGCGCGAAGTGCTCCCGGCCGCGCGCGAGGCGGGCGTCGGCATCATCGCCCGCGTTCCGCTGGCCTCCGGCCTGCTGTCGGGCAAGTACACCCGGGACACCGTCTTCCCGGAGAACGACCACCGCACCTACAACCGGCACGGCGAGGCCTTCGACCAGGGCGAGACCTTCTCCGGCGTCGACTACGCCACCGGCGTCGAGGCCGCCGCCGAGTTCGCGGCGCTCGCCCCCGAGGGATACACCCCGGCCCAGCTTGCCCTGCGCTGGATCGTCGAGCAGCCCGGCGTCACGACCGTGATCCCCGGCGCGCGCTCACCCGAACAGGCCCGGGCCAACGCGGCCGCCGCCCGCCTCCCGCAGCTGCCCGGCGAGACGCTGACGGCGATCCGCGACCTGTACGACCGGCGCATCAAGGACCAGGTCGAATCCCGCTGGTGAGGCCGCCTCTCACGGCTCCAGGAGCAGCTGCCTCTCCTGCTCCTGGTCGCCGGAGGCGGCGCCGTCGTCGCGTGCCGTGAAGGCCCGGCTCAGCGTGTCGCTCGCCCGCCGCACGGCCTCCGGGCTGCCCTGCACGGTGACGGTCACCGGTGCGGACAGCCGCCCGGCGGCCGTTCCGCCGCCGCCGGAGGGACCCGCGTCCCCGTCCCCGTCGAAGGTCGCCGTGTGGACCGTCGCGTTCTCGTCGGCGGGAAGCTCGTCGGGAGACCCGAACGTGCCTTCCAGGGCCCGGACGACCGCTCGGGCGTCGTCGGCGCCTCCGCCGCTGAGCGTCACGGTGAGCTGCGTACCGGACATGAGTCCACGACCTCCTCGGTTCTGCGTCGTTCGCGCCGTCCGTGTAACCGTCCCCTGATCGCTCAAACCGCCCCCGGGCGGACGACGACTCCTTCCGGGGAACCCGGGAAGTTGGGAAGGAGGAGGGCTCAGGTCTCACACCGGGAGGAACAGTGGTGGACGCGGCAGAGGGCGGGGCCATGCGCCGGGGGCGCAACGAGACGGAGGAGGAGAGAGCGGACCGGATGTGGGTGGAACTCATCCAGGAGGTCCGCGTGGCGCAGATGGGCGTCCAGATCCTCTTCGGCTTCCTCCTCACGGTGGTGTTCACCGAGAAGTACGACGACCTCTCCGGCACCGACCAGACGATCTATCTCGTGACGGTCGTCCTCGGCGCCTGCGCGACCGGGGCGCTCATCGGCCCGGTCGCCCTGCACCGCATCGTCGCCGGGCGGCGCGTCAAACCCCAGGCCGTGCGGCTGGCCTCCCGGCTCACCCTGCTCGGCCTGGTGCTGCTGCTCGCCACGACCACCGCCTCACTGCTGCTCATCCTGCGCGTCGCCACGCACGACGGATTCGTGCCCTACCTGGTCGCCGGTGTGGTCGGCTGGTACCTGCTGTGCTGGTTCGTCCTGCCGCTGTGGACCCGGCACCGCTACACGTCGAAGTGACGGCACCGCCGCCAGCTGCCGGTCGTGCACCCGGCTGAGCAGCAGCAGCGAGGCGATGGCCCCGGTCAGCGCGCAGAACATGTCCCACTGCGTGTCCCACACATCGCCCTGGGTGGCGAGAAAGGCGTCCGCCGCGTGCCCCCCGGCCACGGCGGCCGCCCACTCGAGCATCTCGAAGACGGCACTGAAGGCCAGGCACGCGCACACGGTCAGCGGAGCGAGCCAGCGGCTGCCGCGCAGCGGCGAGGTGCGCACCAGCAGTTCGCGCACCAGCACGGCCGGGACGAAGCCCTGCATCAGGTGGCCGAACCGGTCATAGGGATTGCGGTCCAGACCGAAGACGTCCCGGACCCGGTCGCCGAGCGGCACCTCGGCGTAGGTGTAGTGGCCGCCCACCATCAGGACCACGGCGTGGAAGGCCAGCAGGCAGCACAACAGGCCCGTGAGCGGGAAGCGGCGGCGGGTCAGCACCAGCACCGGCAGGCCCACGACGACCCACACGACCTCCAGGAACCAGGTCATACGGTCGTGCGGGTTCCACCCGGACAGCGCCAGGACCGCGACCACACCCCAGGCGAGGGCGGCGGGCAGGGACGGCCGGGGACCCTGACGTACGTCGGACACAGCGGACATGGCGGGCTCCTCTCGAGGCAGCCCATCGTCCGGCCGGAGGCGGGTCCTGGGCATGAGTACGCCTACTCAGACCGGCCGCGCCTCAGCCCCCGGCGAGCACGCCCGCCAGGAAGTCGTCCACATGGACCTCCTCGCTGCCCGGCCGCACCACCTCGTAGGTCTCGCGAAGGAACGCCGCGAACCCGGGCGCCCAGCCGAACACCACGGCGTGGTGGCGCCCGCCGTCGGCGCGGGCGTCGCCGAGGAACTCCAGGCGCAGCTCCTGCCACATCCCGCGGGACACCGGGCGCATCCGCACGTCCCCCACCCCGACCGGACGCCGCAGCGCGTCACCGAGCATCTCCCGGTCCAGCTGCCACCGGGCGAGAACACGGCCGTCATGGCTGAAGACCACGGTGACGGCGAACGGGTCCGCGGCGTCGTAACTCAGGTGGGCGAGCACGGAGAAACGGTCCGTGTCGCCCGCCTGGAGCTGCACCACCAGGGTCTTGTGGACGAACGAGTTCACGAGGGGGCCTCCGGGAAGAACCGACGTAGAGCCCTCTAGTACCCCCGATTTCGACGGAATGCTCAGCCGACCGGGTGATTCCCGCGAGCACCGCGCAGTGATGCGATGCACACCGCGACGGCCCGCTGCAGATCCTCCAGACGCTGCACCATGTCGTCCTCGTAGAACTCCCCGGCGTCGTCGAAGGTCAGCTCCTCGAACACCTTGGTCGCCTTCTGCAGGCTGCTGTAGAACTTCGTGCGCCGCTCCTGCACCCGCAGCCCCGGGTCGGCCTCCACCACCTCGACGACGAGGGACTTCATCGTGTCGTACGCCTCGGCTGCCC
The Streptomyces tuirus genome window above contains:
- a CDS encoding aminoglycoside phosphotransferase family protein; amino-acid sequence: MCAVRMHEDELAVDVPLVGRLITEQFPQWAGLPLRRLESSGTENAMFRLGADKVVRLPRHPRAVDAITHELYWLPRLAPALPAASPEPLGRGEPDGRFPWPWSVYGWLDGHNPVPGALEEPVPLAEDLAAYVTALRAIDASEGPPGYRGVPLAAREPFLREALARLAGRVDTAAVTKAWESALRAPEHTGPPVWAHGDLMAGNLLVTGGRLSAVIDFGTVGVGDPAVDLIGAWCVLPAEARGVLREAVGAGEAEWARARGWALSIAVIALPYYWDTNPPVAENSRHVIGEILAETA
- a CDS encoding SGNH/GDSL hydrolase family protein, coding for MRKPWVVGALLAGMLLGGCGDPASAPEEPAPAAPHASTTTHQRAPASPGPRPGKAPTVLYLGDSLAMEGQKVLGEELRRDLRAKYTGAPYSGTTLCDYLEGTADRSLVPAADKAAALVRRLRPDVVVLQFWGNSWGYTPCMDGITYDKSPARYFSRYDADARRLTEQIAAAGGGSRPRIVWVAQGPDPITPDRVRRVNALYEKRAAASGDLVADAGKAVSPAGGRYTWTRSLPCTAYERAHRGLCTQPGRDRTALHRDDDYLHFCLAPTTSRPKPCPVRSPGILRLAREVTKTVRQAAR
- a CDS encoding VOC family protein, producing the protein MAVQPEGTPCWADAMFSDLEGAKSFYGEVLGWTFAEASAEFGNYTEASVNGKAVAAVVPPMPGQEGLSQWCLYFASRDAAATAARIRDHGGEVLMEPMQVADFGTMCLARSPDGVVFGVWQAGTHEGFQAMGEPGAYTWAEVFTREPEKSDAFFPAVFSYRQRDMRDGEMDFRIYDLGDRTVLGRMKMGEEFPPEVQPYINVYFGVEDCDEAVARAGKLGGVLRFGPMTTPFGRFAAISDPQGANFSVIDTATTEGEMPKLTDVA
- a CDS encoding ribonuclease H family protein; the protein is MIERMRERVVAACDGASKGNPGPAGWAWVVADASETPQRWEAGPLGKATNNVAELTALERLLAATEPDVPLEIRMDSQYAMKAVTTWLPGWKRNGWKTAAGKPVANQDLVVRIDELLDGRSVEFRYVPAHQVDGDRLNDFADRAASQAATVQEAAGSGLGSPEPPPSPDTPVKAPRSRPRGGAARGAKTAGGKGSARTIKAKFPGRCQCGRSYAAGEPIAKNDSGWGHPECRTGATV
- the melC2 gene encoding tyrosinase MelC2, yielding MAVRKNQSTLTADEKRRFVAALLELKRSGRYDAFVTTHNAFIVSDTDNGERTGHRSPSFLPWHRRFLLEFERALQSVDASVSLPYWDWTVDRTPRASLWAPDFLGGTGRERDGRVTDGAFSASGGDWPINVRVDSRTFLRRSLGSGTRELPTRADVESVLSMSTYDMAPWNSGSDGFRNHLEGWRGVNLHNRVHVWVGGQMATGVSPNDPVFWLHHAYIDKLWAEWQRRHPGSGYLPAAGTPNVIDLDETMRPWHDMTPADLLDHTPHYTFDV
- the melC1 gene encoding apotyrosinase chaperone MelC1, with protein sequence MPELSRRSALTAAAVLAAGAGTLPAVVPASAAGHHDSPGAFDEVYKGRRIQGRPATGSGHHGHHGGGYAVFVDGVELHVMRNADGSWISVVSHYDPVATPRAAARAAVDELQGAPLLPFPAN
- a CDS encoding FAD-dependent monooxygenase, coding for MFVKVACVGGGPAGLYLSILLKRQDPSHDVTVHERDPEGSTYGWGVTYWRHLLDRLREQDPESADVLDADSVRWSDGVAHVRDLTTRHSGDQGHGIGRHRLLEILATRARDLGVRLEYEREITPGDLPSGTDLIVAADGVRSALRTRHASHFGSRLTPGRNHYVWLGTTKVFDAFTFAFVETGHGWIWCYGYGYGPDRSTCVVECAPGTWTGLGLDRASEADGRALLEKLFADVLDGHPLLGRPGGTPWQTFRTLTNDRWHHGNLVLLGDAAHTTHYSIGAGTTLALEDAIALAAALREHPGLPQALAHYERERKAALLPVQSAARYSAQWYENLPRYMHLPPERMFALLGQRHSPLLPYIPPQLYYRLDRAAGQLEPLRRFKRWLGPKLAGTVHARSLASRE
- a CDS encoding TetR/AcrR family transcriptional regulator translates to MSAVSTPHDTPTPARRDAESTRAAILKAARHLLARHAHGDITLKAVADRAGVSPPLILKYFGNKDTLFARVMSFETDADALLAAPLDDLGPHMVRHVLVSQSEQGADPLLRIVFAPLHGEQGDILRANFRTQVTDRLTARLTGPDAGLRAELAVATLLGLGVMYGIARGTAVRAQAVDALVDRYAPAVQTYLTP